The genomic interval caatatttcgcaagtataaacaccatgggaccacgcagccgtcatactgctcaggaaggggacgtgttctgtctcctagagatgaacatactttggtgcgaagtgcaaataaatcccagaacaacagcaaaggaccttgtgaagatgctggaggaaacaggtacaaaagtatctatatccacagtaaaacgagtcctatatcgataacctgaaaggccgctcagcaaagaagaagccactgctccaaatccgccataaaaaagccaaactacagtttgcaactgcacatggggacaaagatcggactttttggagaaatgtcctctggtctgatgaatcaaaaatagaactgtttggccataatgatcatcattatgtttggagaaaaaagggggaggcttgcaagccgaagatcatcatcccaaccgtgaagcacgggggcggcagcatcatgttgtgggggtgctttgctgcaggagggactggtgcacttcacaaaatagatggcatcatgaggacggacaattatgtggatatattgaagcaacatctcaagacatcagtcaggaagttaaagcttggttgtaaatgtgtcttccaaatggacaatgaccccaagcatacttccaaagttgtggcaaaatggcttaaagacaacaaagtcaaggtattggagtggacatcacaaagccctgacctcaatcccatagaacatttgtgggcagaactgaaaaagcgtgtgagagcaaggaggcctaaaaacctgactcagttacaccagctctgtcaggaggaatgggccaaaattcacccaatgtattgtgggaagcttgtggaaggctacccgaaacgttagacccaagttaaacaatttaaaggcaatgctcccaaatattaattgagtgtatgtaaacttctgacccactgggaatgtgatgaaagaaataaaagctgaaataaatcattctctctacttttattctgacatttcacattcttaaaataaagtggtgatcctaactgacctaagacagggaatttttactaggattaaatgtcaggaattgtgaaaaactgagtttaaatgtatttggctaaggtgtatgtaaacttccgacttcaactgtacatacatacacacacacacatcttaccATACCTCTTTGGTGATGAAGCCATCTTTGTTGAGGTCGTAGAGGTTAAAAGCCCAGTTGAGTTTCTCTGTGACAGAGCCTCTCAGGATGATTGACAGGCCTGTGATGAAGTCTTCGAAGCTCACAGAACCATTCTTGTGGGTGTCAAATGCTTCGAACAGGAAATGAGCGTAGGTGCTGGAGTCTTAAACAGAGGGGAAAGGGAaaggaggatacctagtcagttgtacaactgaatgcattcaactgaaatgtgtcttccacatttaacccaacccctctgaatcagagaggtacagggggctgccttaaatcgacatccacgtcttcggcgcccggggaggaagtgtgtgtgtgtgagtgtgagtgtgagtgtgagtgtgagtgtgagtgtgagagagagagagagagagagagagagagagagagagagagagagagagagagagagagagagagagagagagagagagagatccacaaaagtggagacaaatttgaccccaataactaccgtggaatatgcgtcaacagtaaccttgggaaaatactctgcattatcattaacagcagactcgtacatttcctcaatgaaaacaatgtactgagcaaatgtcaaattggctttttaccaaattaccgtacaacagaccatgtattcaccctacacaccctaattgacaaccaaacaaaccaaaacaaaggcaaagtcttctcatgctttgttgatttcaaaaaagccttcgactcaatttggcatgagggtctgctatacaaattgatggaaagtggtgttgggggtaaaacatacgacattataaaatccatgtacacaaacaacaagtgtgcggttaaaattggcaaaaaacacacacatttcttcacacagggtcgtggggtgagacagggatgcagcttaagccccaccctcttcaacatatatatcaacgaattggcgcgggcactagaacagtctgcagcacccggtctcaccctactagaatccgaagtcaaatgtctactgtttgctgatgatctggtgcttctgtcaccaaccaaggagggcctacagcagcacccaccttctgcacagattctgtcagacctgggccctgacagtaaatctcagtaagaccaaaataatggtgttccaaaaaaggtccagtcaccaggaccacaaattccatctagacaccgttgccctagagcacacaaaaaactatacatacctcggcctaaacatcagcaccacaggtaacttccacaaagctgtgaacgatctgagagacaaggcaagaagggccttctatgccatcaaaaggaacataaatttcaacataccaattaggatctggctaaaaatacttgaatcagtcatagagcccattgccctttatggttgtgaggtctggggtccgctcaccaaccaagatttcacaaaatgggacaaacaccaaattgagactctgcatgcagaattctgcaaaaatatcctccgtgtacaacgtagaacaccaaataatgcatgcagagcagaattaggccgatacccactaattatcaaaatccagaaaagagccgttaaattctacaaccacctaaaaggaagcgattcccaaaccttccataacaaagccatcacctacagagagatgaacctggagaagagtcccctaagcaagctggtcctagggctctgttcacaaacacaaacacaccccacagagccccaggacaacagcacaattagacccaaccaaatcatgagaaaacaaaaagataattacttgacacattggaaagaattaacaaaaaaacagagcaaactagaatgctatttggccctaaacagagagtacacagtggcagaatacctgaccactgtgactgacccaaacttaaggaaagctttgactatgtacagactcagtgagcatagccttgctattgagaaaggccgccgtaggcagacatggctctcaagagaagacaggctatgtgcacactgcccacaaaatgaggtggaaactgagctgcacttcctaacctcctgcccaatgtatgaccatattagagagacatatttccctcagattacacagatccacaaagaattcgaaaacaaatccaattttgataaactcccttatctactgggtgaaattccacagtgtgccatcacagcagcaagatttgtgacctgttgccacaagaaaagggcaaccagtgaagaacaaacaccactgtaaatacaacccatatttatgtttatttattttaacttgtgtgctttaaccatttgtacattgttacaacactgcatatatataatatgacatttgtaatgtctttattgttttgaaacttctgtatgtgtaatgtttactgttcatttttattgtttatttgacttttgtatattacctacctcacttgctttggcaatgttaacacatgtttcccatgccaataaagccccttgaattgaaattgaattgaattgagagagagagagagagagagagagagagagagagagagagagagagagagagagagagagagagagagagagagagagagagagagagagagaagagccatcacagcagcaagatttgtgacctgttgccacaagaaaagggcaaccagtgaagaacaaacaccattgtaaatacaacccatatttatgcttatttattttaacttgtgtgctttatccatttgtacattgttacaacactgtatatatataatataacatttgtaatgtctttattgttttgaaacttctgtatgtgtaatgtttactgttaatttgtattgtttatttcacttttgtataatatctacctcacttgctttggcaatgttaacacatgtttcccatgccaataaagccccttgaattgaattgaatttagagagagagagagagagagagagagagagagagagagagagagagagagagagagagagagagagagagagagagagagagagagagagagagagagagagagagagagagagagagaaacacgtaCACAGGATTTCATGCACGGGTGCAGCACACACACTTAAAGACACTCACCTCCCTGAGGAAAGAACTGGGAGTAGATTAACTTGAATGTCTCTTCATCCACCACACCACTAGGGCATTCCTATTTGACAATCAACAGAATGTTAGAACAcattaagacagacagacagacagacaccactagGGCATTCCTATTGGACAATCAACAGAATGTTAGAACAcattaagacagacagacagacagacagacagacaccactagGGCATTCCTATTGGACAATCAACAGAATGGTAGAACACATTAagacagagagacaccactaggGCATTCCTATTGGACAATCAACAGAATGGTAGAACACATTAagacagagagacaccactaggGCATTCCTATTGGACAATCAACAGAATGGTAGAACACATTAagacagagagacaccactaggGCATTCCTATTGGACAATCAACAGAATGGTAGAACAcattaagacagacagacagacaccactagGGCATTCCTATTGGACAATCAACAGAATGGTAGAACACATTAagacagagagacaccactaggGCATTCCTATTGGACAATCAACAGAGTggtagaaatagaaataacacacacataaaaacagagagagagagagaaagtgtgttagagagggagagacagcgaCACAGAAAGAGAAATTGAGAGAGGGggttcagaaagagagagacagagacagacagagatataatgTGTTTgtgagacagaatgagacagagagagaaatactccCAAGTAAAGATCTTATTTTTTCAAGAAAATATCTCAATCAATTCCCAACCTCTGTGCATTTACTAATGACATAAAGCTGAATTATTCTGGGTGAGGGAGGAACAGCACATATTACAGCCAGACATGTATATGACTGCCATTGCCTGAGGGACATCCCATGACCACTAATTCCCTGAAGTATTTACATTGTAtttaactgacagtaatacatagtggaaccatcatcatataGCCTGAGGGACATCCCATGACCACTAATTCCCTGaagtactattattattactactgaaaTAAACTGTATTCATTATCCTCATTGCACTGTACTATATTTACTGAAATGCTGTACCACTATACTGCTTTGACAATATCTACAAATTGTatttcagacacagacagacagacagacagacagacagacagacagacagacagacagacagacagacagacagacagacagacagacagacagacagtcctcAGGGAGAGACGTACATTCTTGAAGCCCCTGTAGAGGATCTGTAGTTCTCTCCTGGTGAACTTAGTCTGTTGTAGTAGCTGGTCCAACCCCTCTGGTCTATAACACACTGTAGATAACTCCCCATCCTCCACTACACTGTCtgtaggaggggaagagagagagagagaaggcatggTGGTTATGCTTAGTAGCTACCCCCtattgtgtgtgagaaagaggaagagagagagagaaggcatggTGGTCATGCTTAGTAGCTACCCCCtattgtgtgtgagaaagaggaagagagaagaagaagtgAAAGAGATAAAGATAGAAGAGAAGACGGTGATACTCAGTTCCCTGTTACCAGTGGGGTAAAGTACTTCAGTTAAAATAgtgtactttaaagtactacttaagtcacttttgggggtatctgcactctactttactattcatatttttgacaacttttacttcactacattcttacagaaaataatgtactttttactccatacattttccctgacacccaaaagtactcgttacattttccctgacacccaaaagtactcgttacattttccctgacacccaaaagtactggtTACATTTTCCCCGACACCCAAAACTACTCCTTACATTTTTAATGATTAGCAGGATTGTCAATTGTCAAATtcccgcacttatcaagagaacatccctggtcatctttactgcctctgatctggaggactcactaaacacaaatgcttcgtttgtaaatgatgtcggagtgttggagagtgcccctggctatcggTAACTTAAATAAAAAATCTAGAAAATGGTGGcgtttggtttgcttaatataaggaatttaaagtgattaatacttttacttttatttttgatacttaggtgcattttagcaattacatttacttttgatacttaagtttatataaaaccaaatacttttagacttttactcaagtagtattttactgggtgactttcacttttacttgagtcattttctattaaggtatcttcacttttactcaagtatgacaattggttactttttccaccgctgcaggtagctagcactgcagttTGAGTAGTTTACtttttaacctttttttttaccaaggagaagcgagagagagagagagagagagagagagagagagagagagagagagagagagagagagagagagagagagagagagagagagagagagagagagatatattttGTTCTATGCTTCTTCTTAGTTTACcgttcacttacttagctagctaatttagctaacaacaacctaactcaaatagagaggaatgttatttatgttagctagctggctaaaggTATCCAACACGGCAACTTGTCTGTGTAACTTCCTATTACACTTGTTTAGCAAGGGCTCGAAGGGGGCGGAGGAACGGAGGAAGGGGTGGGGATATGCAAACGAGCACTTGCTTTGACTGAGTGAGGGGGCGGTTCTGGAGCGACAGCAGGGCAGCAGCTTGAGGAACCTCTGTTTTATAGTTCGCTTGCTGTGGTTGGATGCTGGGTTACCTGGAAGTAACCAATCACAGCACAGATTAGAGCAGGATGGCACGACCCCATAGAATGGACTCAAATcacacatatgcatgcacacacacaagttGAAGTAGTCACTATTCCATCTTGATGCTATAGTTAGTTTGCTGATCTGGCTTTAGGTTCTGGCTGATCTGGCTTCAGGTTATAGTCTCTTATGATAGGTGATATATATCTAAATATATATATGGAACTGTGACAGTAACCAGCCATGGTTGTCAGGTTCCATCTACAGAGCGGAGGGTTCCGAGAAGAACAGccgtctccatggtaacctgaCAGAGGTGTAAACACAGGAGCGTAAATGCCTGTCTGCTTCCCTCTCACGGTTCAgtagctctctgtgtgtgtgtgtgtgtgtgtgtgtgtgtgtgtgtgtgtgtgtgtgtgtgtgtgtgtgtgtgtgtgtgtgtgtgtgtgtgtgtgtgtgtgtgtgtgtgtgtgtgtgtgtgtgtgtgtgtgtgtgtgtgtgtgtgtgtgtgtgtgtgtgtgtgtgtgtgtgtgtgtgtgtgtgtcagtttgtcaGTTTGTCAGTTTGTCAGTTTGTCAATTTGTCACATGGCGTTTTAGGTACCCGcattttaaatgtgtgtgtgtccgtgtgtgttttCACAGTTCCATCTGACACAACAAGGTAGACTATCAAAAGAGCAGCCAGCATGCTATGTTGCTATTGTTTCTGTAGTTGTTGAAGGAGTCTTACTGAAAGATACATTCTGATAGGATAATGTAAATAATCAGAATCATTCCACTGTATCTTGTAGATTTCTATTCTTTATTTCTTTTGAAATCATCATTCTCTATCTTCACACACGAGAGAATGGTTTGGTGTTGTTGCTTTCTACCATTCACTTGTGTTCTTGGCTTACAAACAGATTATTGAAGTTTAGTGGAAGTTTCATTTTGAACACACTGAATTTAGTCATCTGACAGAATCTCTGAGTGGTGTCTTGACATTAGAACCAGGTCTTGTCCTTAATggtaccttattccctatatagtgtcctaCGCTTAACCAGGTAGtgtaccatatagggaatagggtgccatttgtgacgcggATATATTGAGATATTATACATAATACATGACAAGCTGCTCATAAGCCCAGTCCAACACTATGATGCTTCACTCATAAGGGATTAATCAATACCATTTATCAATAATC from Salvelinus alpinus chromosome 2, SLU_Salpinus.1, whole genome shotgun sequence carries:
- the LOC139568079 gene encoding A-type potassium channel modulatory protein KCNIP2-like isoform X1 — its product is MKEKSRDQSFSDSRELDGSYDPLTGNPASNHSKRTIKQRFLKLLPCCRSRTAPSLSQNSVVEDGELSTVCYRPEGLDQLLQQTKFTRRELQILYRGFKNECPSGVVDEETFKLIYSQFFPQGDSSTYAHFLFEAFDTHKNGSVSFEDFITGLSIILRGSVTEKLNWAFNLYDLNKDGFITKEEMTDIMSSIYDMMGTCTYPCMQDDAPKEHVDNFFQKMDKNKDGVVTIEEFLESCQKDENIMQSMHLFDNVI
- the LOC139568079 gene encoding A-type potassium channel modulatory protein KCNIP2-like isoform X3, which codes for MKEKSRDQSFSDSRELDGSYDPLTDSVVEDGELSTVCYRPEGLDQLLQQTKFTRRELQILYRGFKNECPSGVVDEETFKLIYSQFFPQGDSSTYAHFLFEAFDTHKNGSVSFEDFITGLSIILRGSVTEKLNWAFNLYDLNKDGFITKEEMTDIMSSIYDMMGTCTYPCMQDDAPKEHVDNFFQKMDKNKDGVVTIEEFLESCQKDENIMQSMHLFDNVI
- the LOC139568079 gene encoding Kv channel-interacting protein 4-like isoform X4; the protein is MGHRRRRCKRRLLRVARYLYRWFTGTLVEGNPASNHSKRTIKQRFLKLLPCCRSRTAPSLSQNSVVEDGELSTVCYRPEGLDQLLQQTKFTRRELQILYRGFKNECPSGVVDEETFKLIYSQFFPQGDSSTYAHFLFEAFDTHKNGSVSFEDFITGLSIILRGSVTEKLNWAFNLYDLNKDGFITKEEMTDIMSSIYDMMGTCTYPCMQDDAPKEHVDNFFQKMDKNKDGVVTIEEFLESCQKDENIMQSMHLFDNVI
- the LOC139568079 gene encoding A-type potassium channel modulatory protein KCNIP2-like isoform X2; protein product: MGHRRRRCKRRLLRVARYLYRWFTGTLVEDSVVEDGELSTVCYRPEGLDQLLQQTKFTRRELQILYRGFKNECPSGVVDEETFKLIYSQFFPQGDSSTYAHFLFEAFDTHKNGSVSFEDFITGLSIILRGSVTEKLNWAFNLYDLNKDGFITKEEMTDIMSSIYDMMGTCTYPCMQDDAPKEHVDNFFQKMDKNKDGVVTIEEFLESCQKDENIMQSMHLFDNVI